One Paracidovorax avenae ATCC 19860 genomic region harbors:
- a CDS encoding VOC family protein, whose amino-acid sequence MIPAAFDPARAACVDHLVVVAGSLEEGSRWCRRTLGVEPAAGGAHPLMGTHNRLLNISGPAHPRAYLEVIAIDPQARPAQPPGHRRWFDMDDEALRSQVARQGPQLVHWVASVPDIAAAHSALAARGVDRGEIITAGRPTPFGLLEWRITVRPDGARLMDGCLPTLIQWGERHPCHSLPDSGVTLESLALEHPDAAALQGACAAAGVHGLLRAPAGRSCAPRLVATLNTPLGTVNCTSLIPENAP is encoded by the coding sequence GTGATCCCTGCCGCCTTCGACCCGGCCCGGGCCGCGTGCGTGGACCACCTCGTGGTGGTGGCCGGCTCGCTGGAGGAAGGCAGCCGCTGGTGCCGCCGGACCCTGGGCGTGGAGCCCGCGGCCGGCGGCGCGCACCCGCTCATGGGCACCCACAACCGGCTGCTGAACATCTCCGGGCCCGCGCACCCGCGCGCCTACCTGGAGGTCATCGCCATCGATCCCCAGGCACGGCCGGCCCAGCCGCCGGGCCACCGGCGCTGGTTCGACATGGACGACGAGGCCCTGCGCTCGCAGGTCGCCCGGCAGGGCCCTCAACTGGTCCACTGGGTGGCCTCGGTGCCCGACATCGCCGCGGCGCATTCCGCGCTGGCCGCGCGCGGCGTGGACCGGGGCGAGATCATCACCGCCGGACGCCCGACCCCCTTCGGCCTGCTGGAGTGGCGGATCACCGTGCGGCCCGATGGCGCCCGCCTGATGGATGGCTGCCTGCCCACGCTGATCCAGTGGGGCGAGCGCCATCCGTGCCACAGCCTGCCGGACAGCGGCGTCACGCTGGAGTCGCTCGCGCTGGAGCACCCCGACGCCGCGGCGCTGCAGGGCGCCTGCGCCGCGGCGGGCGTGCACGGGCTGCTGCGCGCGCCCGCTGGCCGCTCTTGCGCCCCGCGCCTCGTGGCGACCCTCAATACACCGCTCGGCACCGTCAACTGCACGTCACTGATCCCGGAGAACGCGCCATGA
- a CDS encoding LysE family translocator, giving the protein MMSAFTFTPQELLLFALAALVLVLTPGPNMVYCVSRSLTQGPRAGLLSLAGVVAGFGVHLLATALGLSALLVAVPLAFDVLRIAGAAYLLWMAWQAVKPGGSAPFEARDLPHDGPRKLVLMGFLTSALNPKVAMFYVSFFPQFLHPERGQWLAQTFTLGALQIGISALVNALLVLFAARVARFLHRSAAWVRAQRYLMGTVLGVLALKILFTERKATP; this is encoded by the coding sequence ATGATGTCCGCCTTCACCTTCACCCCGCAGGAACTGCTGCTCTTCGCGCTCGCGGCGCTGGTGCTCGTGCTCACGCCCGGCCCGAACATGGTCTATTGCGTCTCGCGCAGCCTGACCCAGGGTCCGCGCGCCGGACTGCTTTCGCTCGCGGGCGTGGTGGCCGGCTTCGGCGTGCACCTGCTGGCCACGGCACTGGGGCTGTCGGCGTTGCTGGTGGCCGTGCCGCTGGCCTTCGACGTGCTGCGCATCGCGGGCGCCGCCTACCTGCTGTGGATGGCGTGGCAGGCCGTGAAGCCCGGCGGCAGCGCGCCGTTCGAAGCGCGCGACCTGCCGCACGACGGGCCGCGCAAGCTGGTCCTCATGGGCTTTCTCACGAGCGCGCTGAACCCCAAGGTGGCGATGTTCTACGTCTCCTTCTTCCCGCAGTTCCTGCACCCGGAGCGCGGCCAGTGGCTCGCGCAGACCTTCACGCTGGGCGCGCTGCAGATCGGCATCAGCGCGCTGGTCAATGCCCTGCTGGTGCTGTTCGCCGCGCGCGTGGCCCGCTTCCTGCACCGCAGCGCCGCCTGGGTGCGCGCGCAGCGCTACCTGATGGGCACCGTGCTCGGCGTGCTCGCCCTCAAGATCCTCTTCACCGAAAGAAAGGCCACGCCATGA
- a CDS encoding threonine dehydratase, whose amino-acid sequence MNAALPASSPDASARPHAALPGLADIEAAAKVVYADFAPTPQYRWALLGERLGAECWIKHENHTPVGAFKIRGGLTYFDQLARRGAMPREVISATRGNHGQSLGWAARRHGVACTIVVPHGNSVEKNAAMRALGVSLIEHGQDFQEAREHAMQLAAERGAHMVPSFHADLLRGVATYWWEFLRAVPHMDVAYVPIGQGSGACSALAAKRALGHGVRIVGVVSAHATTYADSIAAGRVVEAPVSTLLADGMACRVADPEALAILAPGLDHVVRVTDDEVAAAMRALFADTHNVAEGAGAAALAAALQERERLAGQVVGLPLTGGNVDAQAFAGVLAAASH is encoded by the coding sequence ATGAACGCCGCCCTGCCCGCCTCCTCGCCCGATGCATCCGCCCGGCCCCACGCCGCCCTGCCGGGCCTCGCCGACATCGAGGCCGCGGCGAAGGTGGTCTATGCCGACTTCGCCCCCACCCCGCAGTACCGCTGGGCACTGCTCGGCGAGCGCCTGGGCGCCGAGTGCTGGATCAAGCACGAGAACCACACCCCCGTGGGGGCGTTCAAGATCCGCGGCGGCCTCACGTATTTCGACCAGCTCGCGCGCCGCGGGGCCATGCCGCGCGAGGTGATCAGCGCCACCCGCGGCAACCATGGCCAGAGCCTGGGCTGGGCCGCGCGCCGCCACGGCGTGGCCTGCACCATCGTCGTGCCGCACGGCAATTCGGTGGAAAAGAACGCCGCCATGCGCGCCCTGGGCGTGTCGCTCATCGAGCATGGGCAGGACTTCCAGGAAGCGCGCGAGCACGCCATGCAACTGGCGGCCGAGCGCGGCGCGCACATGGTGCCGAGCTTCCATGCCGACCTGCTGCGCGGCGTGGCCACCTACTGGTGGGAGTTCCTGCGCGCCGTGCCGCACATGGACGTGGCCTACGTGCCCATCGGCCAGGGCTCGGGCGCCTGCTCGGCCCTCGCCGCGAAGCGGGCGCTGGGGCACGGCGTGCGCATCGTCGGCGTGGTGAGCGCCCACGCCACCACCTATGCGGATTCGATCGCCGCCGGCCGCGTGGTGGAAGCCCCCGTGTCCACGCTGCTCGCCGACGGCATGGCCTGCCGCGTGGCGGACCCGGAGGCGCTGGCCATCCTCGCGCCCGGGCTGGACCACGTGGTGCGCGTGACCGACGACGAGGTGGCGGCCGCCATGCGCGCGCTGTTCGCCGACACGCACAACGTGGCCGAAGGCGCGGGCGCCGCCGCCCTGGCCGCCGCGCTGCAGGAGCGCGAGCGGCTTGCCGGCCAGGTGGTCGGCCTGCCGCTCACGGGCGGCAACGTGGACGCGCAGGCGTTCGCGGGTGTGCTGGCCGCCGCCAGCCACTGA
- a CDS encoding histidine phosphatase family protein: MGTLYLVRHAQASFGAEDYDQLSPRGHEQAARLGAYWRERGMRFDAVYTGTLRRHAQTLAGIAEGLQAAPEPLQALPTLNEYDSAALITAIHPQPLPPADTPELYRQHFRLLCDALAQWMGGTISPAGMPSWTGFSDGVRAVLDHVRRHHAGQNVLLVSSGGPISTAVGAVLSTPPEVTIALNMRIRNTAVTEFSIAPKRLMLQTFNTLPHLDTPEHAGWATHA, translated from the coding sequence ATGGGAACCCTCTACCTCGTACGCCATGCGCAGGCCTCCTTCGGGGCCGAGGACTACGACCAGCTCAGCCCCCGCGGCCATGAGCAGGCAGCACGGCTGGGCGCCTACTGGCGCGAGCGCGGCATGCGCTTCGACGCCGTCTATACGGGCACCCTGCGACGGCATGCACAGACGCTGGCCGGCATCGCCGAGGGGTTGCAGGCCGCGCCCGAGCCGCTGCAGGCGCTGCCCACGCTCAACGAATACGACAGCGCCGCCCTGATCACGGCCATCCATCCCCAGCCCCTGCCGCCCGCAGACACGCCCGAGCTCTACCGCCAGCACTTCCGCCTGCTGTGCGATGCGCTCGCGCAGTGGATGGGCGGCACCATCAGCCCGGCGGGCATGCCGAGCTGGACGGGATTCTCGGACGGCGTGCGCGCCGTGCTGGACCACGTGCGGCGCCACCATGCGGGCCAGAACGTGCTGCTGGTCTCCAGCGGCGGTCCGATCTCCACCGCCGTGGGCGCGGTGCTTTCCACCCCGCCGGAAGTGACCATCGCCCTCAACATGCGCATCCGCAACACCGCGGTGACCGAATTCAGCATCGCTCCCAAGCGGCTGATGCTGCAGACATTCAACACCCTGCCGCACCTCGATACGCCCGAACACGCGGGCTGGGCGACGCACGCCTGA
- a CDS encoding creatininase family protein — protein MPYDAPMPYPSRFWAELSTRDFSEARASGLAARTVAVLPVAAIEQHGPHLPLSVDAALLRGVIDAALPLLPPDLPVLFLPPQDVGLSTEHTAFPGTLTLSPSTVIALWSELGACVARAGVKKLLLFNGHGGQVSVMDIVARELRQRHGLLVYSASWFSLPLPEAVQGLFSAEEHRFGIHAGQIETSMMLHLAPNTVRMAHAGRFRSTSQDRAERYAILGNGRSAKMGWAIEDYHPSGAVGDAAGATAGKGRAVVEAAAAQLAALLGEIHDLPDGTLAGAPGG, from the coding sequence ATGCCCTACGATGCGCCCATGCCTTATCCCTCCCGCTTCTGGGCCGAACTCTCCACCCGCGATTTCTCCGAGGCCCGGGCCTCGGGCCTGGCGGCGCGCACCGTGGCCGTGCTGCCCGTGGCCGCCATCGAGCAGCATGGGCCGCACCTGCCGCTCAGCGTGGACGCCGCGCTGCTGCGGGGCGTGATCGATGCCGCGCTGCCGTTGCTGCCACCGGACCTGCCCGTGCTGTTCCTGCCGCCGCAGGATGTGGGCCTGAGCACCGAGCACACGGCCTTTCCGGGCACGCTCACGCTGTCGCCGTCCACGGTGATCGCGCTCTGGAGCGAGCTGGGCGCCTGCGTGGCGCGCGCGGGGGTGAAGAAGCTGCTGCTCTTCAATGGCCACGGCGGCCAGGTGAGCGTGATGGACATCGTGGCGCGCGAACTGCGCCAGCGGCATGGCCTGCTGGTGTACAGCGCGAGCTGGTTCAGCCTGCCGCTGCCGGAGGCGGTGCAGGGCCTGTTCAGCGCCGAGGAACACCGCTTCGGCATTCATGCCGGGCAGATCGAGACCTCGATGATGCTGCACCTCGCGCCGAACACCGTGCGCATGGCGCATGCCGGCCGGTTCCGCTCCACGTCGCAGGACCGCGCGGAGCGCTACGCCATCCTCGGCAACGGCCGCAGCGCGAAGATGGGCTGGGCGATCGAGGACTACCACCCGTCGGGGGCCGTGGGCGACGCGGCCGGTGCCACGGCCGGGAAGGGCCGCGCCGTGGTCGAGGCCGCCGCCGCGCAACTGGCGGCGCTGCTCGGCGAGATCCACGACCTGCCGGACGGCACGCTGGCAGGGGCGCCCGGAGGGTGA
- a CDS encoding methyl-accepting chemotaxis protein: MNFLKNIRLGAMLGTGFAIVIAIGFLVAAYGRIQLDRTGSNLQTLSRDRLDILLHLQQVKDNTNVVARAVRNLALLEDDASMAEEKKRLDGVIAETSELMGKLQQRVRSPEGRALMDRIGEARPQFLATVEKAAKLGLANDMVNARTVLLGEMRTAQNAYFKAVEDMIAYQRKMTTDMAETASSDANAAGNTMIVLAVLSAALGALVAWSITRQVKGQLGGEPAYAAQIAQEVARGNLAVHVDLRPGDSSSVLAAMGAMRANLAQVVSEVRHSSESIATGASQIATGNADLSQRTEEQASNLQETAASMEQMNSTVKQNADTVRTASQLASSASATAARGGEVVGNVVRTMQDITDSSRKIGDIIGVIDSIAFQTNILALNAAVEAARAGEQGRGFAVVASEVRTLAQRSAQAAKEIKALIGESVSKVETGSQLVGEAGSTMGEIVEQARRVADLIAEIGAATHEQEQGISQVSDAVNQLDQVTQQNAALVEESAAAADSLNSQAARLVQLVSVFQVDANASQAVIAQAQSRSRDTARAASAALQHAKAPAASPRPAPGIATAPKHPAPAQASAAGAARPALPPAQTAAPAPARASSQNNDDWETF; encoded by the coding sequence GTGAACTTCTTGAAGAACATCCGGCTCGGAGCCATGCTCGGCACGGGCTTCGCCATCGTGATCGCCATCGGCTTCCTGGTCGCTGCCTACGGGCGTATCCAGCTCGACCGCACGGGCTCCAACCTCCAGACGCTGTCGCGCGACCGGCTCGACATCCTGCTGCACCTGCAGCAGGTCAAGGACAACACCAACGTCGTCGCCCGCGCCGTGCGCAACCTCGCGTTGCTGGAAGACGACGCATCCATGGCCGAAGAGAAAAAGCGCCTCGACGGCGTGATCGCGGAGACGTCGGAACTCATGGGCAAGCTGCAGCAGCGCGTGCGCTCGCCCGAAGGCCGGGCCCTGATGGACCGCATCGGCGAAGCACGTCCGCAGTTCCTCGCCACCGTCGAGAAGGCCGCGAAGCTCGGCCTCGCCAATGACATGGTCAACGCGCGCACCGTGCTGCTCGGCGAGATGCGCACCGCACAGAACGCCTACTTCAAGGCCGTGGAGGACATGATCGCCTACCAGCGCAAGATGACCACGGACATGGCGGAAACTGCCAGCAGCGATGCCAATGCCGCCGGCAACACCATGATCGTGCTGGCCGTGCTGTCGGCCGCGCTCGGCGCACTGGTCGCCTGGTCCATCACCCGCCAGGTGAAGGGCCAGCTCGGCGGCGAACCCGCCTACGCCGCACAGATCGCCCAGGAAGTCGCCCGCGGCAACCTCGCCGTCCACGTCGACCTGCGCCCCGGCGATTCCTCCTCCGTCCTCGCCGCCATGGGCGCCATGCGCGCCAACCTCGCTCAAGTAGTCTCCGAGGTCCGCCACAGCAGCGAATCCATCGCCACCGGCGCATCCCAGATCGCCACCGGCAACGCCGACCTCAGCCAGCGCACCGAGGAGCAGGCCTCCAACCTCCAGGAAACCGCCGCCTCCATGGAGCAGATGAACTCCACCGTCAAGCAGAACGCCGACACCGTCCGCACCGCATCCCAGCTCGCATCCTCCGCTTCCGCCACCGCCGCGCGCGGCGGAGAAGTCGTGGGCAACGTCGTGCGCACCATGCAGGACATCACCGACTCCTCCCGCAAAATCGGCGACATCATCGGCGTCATCGACTCCATCGCCTTCCAGACCAACATCCTCGCCCTCAACGCCGCCGTCGAGGCCGCACGTGCCGGCGAGCAGGGCCGGGGCTTCGCCGTCGTCGCTTCCGAAGTCCGCACCCTCGCGCAGCGCTCCGCCCAGGCCGCCAAGGAGATCAAGGCCCTCATCGGCGAGAGCGTCTCCAAGGTCGAGACCGGCTCCCAACTCGTGGGCGAGGCCGGCTCCACCATGGGCGAGATCGTCGAGCAGGCCCGCCGCGTCGCCGACCTCATCGCCGAGATCGGAGCTGCCACCCACGAGCAGGAGCAGGGCATCTCCCAGGTCAGCGACGCCGTCAACCAGCTCGACCAGGTCACCCAGCAGAACGCCGCCCTCGTGGAGGAATCCGCCGCCGCCGCCGACAGCCTCAACTCCCAGGCCGCACGCCTCGTGCAGCTCGTCAGCGTCTTCCAGGTCGATGCCAATGCCTCCCAGGCCGTCATCGCCCAGGCGCAGTCCCGCAGCCGCGACACCGCCCGTGCCGCTTCCGCCGCGCTGCAGCATGCCAAGGCGCCCGCCGCAAGCCCGCGCCCTGCGCCCGGCATCGCCACCGCACCGAAGCATCCCGCACCGGCGCAGGCATCGGCAGCAGGGGCCGCCCGCCCCGCGCTGCCTCCGGCGCAGACGGCCGCCCCGGCGCCCGCCCGCGCATCCAGCCAGAACAACGACGACTGGGAAACCTTCTGA
- a CDS encoding PepSY-associated TM helix domain-containing protein, whose amino-acid sequence MALTTKTTAKITAASLYRAVWRWHFYAGLLVLPFLAWLAVTGGAFLFQAEIDGWVHRDLLRVAQPVPPGAARPPSALVAAALAAQPGQWFRYTPAAGPGDSANVGIATADGRRVAVYVDPGSARVLGQLPERGTLSWQIRRLHSLKVIGPVARGVIEMAAGWAVVLVATGLYLWWPRGRRGGVVSVRGRPAERVFWRDLHAVLGLGVGAILAFLALTGMPWSVFWGAQVNAWANGSHWGYPAGVRVQLPMSAVPVADTLAVPWSLQQARVPVASAVPAAMVAGGRGGHGGHPGHEGHVGDAGQDGAGEHAGHGAEAAAPATGPQPLPAMPPIGLDAAMAVFTRLGMAPGFGVAAPQGAGGVYTASAYPADLGRQRVVHLDQYSGRPLLDMGYADYGPVAKGLEWGINVHLGQQYGVANQIVLAVACAGIVLLCVAGAVAWWKRRPAGGLGVPPLPAQPRALWVVAGMMAVAGVLLPLLGLSLLCMLAVDAAWRRRQAGALQG is encoded by the coding sequence ATGGCATTGACCACCAAGACCACCGCGAAGATCACCGCCGCAAGCCTGTACCGCGCGGTGTGGCGCTGGCATTTCTATGCCGGGCTGCTGGTGCTGCCGTTCCTGGCCTGGCTGGCGGTGACCGGCGGGGCGTTCCTGTTCCAGGCCGAGATCGATGGTTGGGTCCACCGCGATCTGCTGCGCGTGGCGCAACCCGTGCCACCGGGCGCGGCCCGACCGCCCAGCGCGCTGGTGGCCGCTGCGCTGGCGGCGCAGCCGGGGCAGTGGTTCCGCTACACGCCGGCCGCGGGGCCGGGTGACAGCGCGAACGTGGGCATCGCCACCGCGGACGGGCGGCGCGTGGCGGTGTATGTGGATCCGGGCTCGGCGCGGGTGCTGGGGCAACTGCCCGAGCGGGGCACGCTGTCCTGGCAGATCCGGCGGCTGCACAGCCTGAAGGTGATCGGCCCGGTGGCGCGCGGCGTGATCGAGATGGCGGCGGGCTGGGCCGTGGTGCTGGTGGCGACGGGGCTGTACCTGTGGTGGCCGCGCGGCCGCCGGGGCGGGGTGGTGTCGGTGCGCGGGCGCCCGGCCGAGCGGGTGTTCTGGCGCGACCTGCATGCGGTGCTGGGCCTGGGCGTGGGCGCGATCCTCGCGTTCCTGGCGCTGACGGGAATGCCCTGGTCGGTGTTCTGGGGCGCGCAGGTGAACGCCTGGGCGAACGGCAGCCACTGGGGCTATCCGGCCGGCGTGCGCGTGCAGCTGCCGATGTCGGCCGTGCCCGTGGCGGACACGCTGGCCGTGCCGTGGAGCCTGCAGCAGGCGCGCGTGCCCGTGGCCTCTGCCGTGCCGGCCGCGATGGTGGCCGGCGGGCGCGGGGGGCATGGCGGGCATCCGGGCCATGAGGGACACGTGGGCGATGCAGGCCAGGACGGGGCCGGGGAGCACGCCGGTCACGGTGCAGAGGCGGCAGCGCCCGCCACCGGGCCGCAGCCCCTGCCGGCCATGCCGCCGATCGGCCTGGACGCCGCGATGGCGGTGTTCACGCGGCTGGGCATGGCGCCTGGCTTCGGCGTGGCTGCGCCGCAGGGCGCGGGCGGCGTCTATACCGCCTCGGCCTATCCGGCCGATCTCGGCCGGCAGCGCGTGGTGCACCTGGACCAGTACAGCGGCCGTCCGCTGCTCGACATGGGCTATGCCGACTACGGGCCGGTGGCGAAGGGGCTGGAGTGGGGCATCAACGTCCACCTGGGGCAGCAGTACGGGGTGGCCAACCAGATCGTGCTGGCCGTGGCCTGCGCCGGCATCGTGCTGCTGTGCGTCGCGGGTGCGGTGGCGTGGTGGAAGCGCCGCCCGGCCGGGGGGCTGGGCGTGCCGCCGCTGCCGGCGCAGCCGCGCGCGCTCTGGGTGGTGGCCGGGATGATGGCCGTGGCCGGCGTGCTGCTGCCCCTGCTGGGGCTGTCGCTGCTGTGCATGCTGGCGGTGGACGCCGCCTGGCGCAGGCGGCAGGCGGGTGCTTTGCAGGGGTAG
- a CDS encoding TonB-dependent receptor: MRRSAPAALAALPVLAAWGQEVPGAAGSHGTAATSAPAEAGAALTLGTVEVREGPGGALPARSVSTSVDIVGGEVLQDARVDHTWELLGRAPGVQVTPFRQGVDAGRFSFRGFNGEGRVNAVKLLIDGIPSNDNAGGMPFLDAVFPLDIEAVEVVRGTNDPRYGLNNIAGNVNVLTRAGGNEGRATLTAGSFGTRDVQVVKGIESGPWSQNYGAFWRTGEGWRDHAEGTQRALSGKWFYTDPGGGWRAGLTARYFRNAADESGYLTREQAAAQPRWSPPWSSSDHSTRETGQLGLHWDAQVAERLSWTARAYANHYENQRWVRFSQAGVQQERDNDEDQRGLSGVLTWRPAVAWAHAFTLEGGVDAQWQDNGAQRWRTVDRVRTSQFRDWDFDVHTQGAYVQAVVQPVASLRIVPALRVDRLGGDFTDRLTGQRYGMHGYGTIRQPKLSVAWTAREGVTLYANAGRTFQVGTGIDAYRTQARDLGPSINDGWETGVRWQPAPGWEARVATWQQRASGEVARVLGVDGLPDPGGLGNVGRTRRTGWDAQLNARLGARWTGWIAYSHQVARITVPDPSAPDTAGREVENVPHYLASAGVQVRATEVLRLSATVTAQGDYYLDRTNTQGRAGRYALLDLGATWQLTPTADVGVQVRNATNRRYVYAWYDSGSSGYSPGDGRSVAVSLGWRF; encoded by the coding sequence GTGCGCCGTTCGGCGCCGGCCGCGCTGGCGGCCCTTCCCGTGCTGGCGGCCTGGGGGCAGGAAGTGCCCGGGGCCGCCGGCAGCCATGGCACGGCGGCAACCTCCGCTCCGGCGGAGGCCGGTGCCGCGCTCACGCTGGGAACGGTGGAAGTGCGCGAGGGCCCCGGCGGCGCGCTGCCGGCGCGCAGCGTCTCCACGTCGGTGGACATCGTGGGCGGCGAGGTGCTGCAGGATGCCCGCGTGGACCACACCTGGGAGCTGTTGGGCCGCGCGCCCGGGGTGCAGGTCACGCCGTTCCGGCAGGGGGTGGATGCAGGGCGCTTCTCCTTCCGCGGCTTCAATGGCGAGGGCCGGGTGAACGCGGTCAAGCTGCTGATCGATGGCATCCCGTCGAACGACAACGCGGGCGGCATGCCGTTCCTGGATGCGGTGTTCCCGCTCGACATAGAGGCAGTGGAGGTGGTGCGCGGCACGAACGACCCGCGCTATGGGCTCAACAACATCGCGGGCAACGTGAACGTGCTCACGCGCGCGGGCGGCAACGAAGGCCGCGCGACGCTCACGGCGGGCAGCTTCGGCACGCGCGACGTGCAGGTGGTCAAGGGCATCGAGTCGGGGCCTTGGAGCCAGAACTACGGCGCGTTCTGGCGCACGGGCGAAGGCTGGCGCGACCATGCGGAAGGCACGCAGCGCGCGCTCTCGGGCAAGTGGTTCTACACCGATCCGGGCGGCGGCTGGCGCGCGGGCCTCACGGCGCGATATTTCCGCAACGCGGCGGATGAATCCGGCTACCTGACGCGCGAGCAGGCCGCGGCGCAGCCGCGCTGGTCGCCGCCGTGGTCGTCCTCGGACCACAGCACGCGCGAGACGGGGCAGTTGGGGCTGCATTGGGACGCGCAAGTGGCCGAGCGCCTGTCGTGGACGGCGCGCGCCTACGCCAACCACTATGAGAACCAGCGCTGGGTGCGGTTTTCGCAGGCCGGCGTGCAGCAGGAGCGCGACAACGACGAGGACCAGCGCGGGCTGTCGGGCGTGCTGACGTGGCGGCCCGCGGTGGCCTGGGCGCACGCGTTCACCCTGGAGGGCGGGGTGGACGCGCAGTGGCAGGACAACGGCGCGCAGCGCTGGCGCACGGTCGATCGTGTGCGCACTTCGCAGTTCCGGGACTGGGATTTCGACGTGCATACGCAGGGGGCGTATGTGCAGGCGGTGGTGCAGCCGGTGGCGTCGCTGCGCATCGTGCCGGCGCTGCGCGTGGACCGGCTGGGCGGGGATTTCACCGACCGGCTGACGGGGCAGCGCTACGGCATGCACGGCTACGGCACCATCCGCCAGCCCAAGCTGAGCGTGGCCTGGACGGCGCGCGAGGGCGTGACGCTGTATGCCAATGCGGGCCGCACCTTCCAGGTGGGCACGGGCATCGATGCCTACCGCACGCAGGCGCGCGACCTGGGCCCGTCGATCAACGACGGATGGGAGACGGGTGTGCGCTGGCAGCCTGCACCGGGCTGGGAGGCGCGCGTGGCCACGTGGCAGCAGCGCGCATCGGGCGAGGTGGCGCGCGTTCTCGGCGTGGACGGGCTGCCCGATCCCGGCGGGCTGGGCAACGTGGGGCGCACGCGGCGCACGGGCTGGGACGCGCAGCTCAATGCTCGCCTGGGCGCGCGCTGGACGGGCTGGATCGCCTATTCGCACCAGGTGGCGCGCATCACCGTGCCCGATCCGTCCGCGCCGGACACCGCCGGCCGGGAGGTCGAGAACGTGCCGCACTACCTGGCGAGCGCTGGCGTGCAGGTGCGTGCCACGGAGGTGTTGCGCCTGTCGGCCACGGTGACGGCCCAGGGCGACTATTACCTGGACCGCACCAACACCCAGGGCCGCGCGGGGCGCTACGCACTGCTGGACCTGGGCGCCACCTGGCAGCTCACGCCCACGGCGGATGTCGGCGTGCAGGTGCGCAACGCGACGAACCGGCGCTACGTCTATGCGTGGTATGACAGCGGCTCCTCGGGCTATTCGCCGGGCGACGGCCGCAGCGTCGCGGTCAGCCTGGGATGGAGGTTCTGA
- a CDS encoding DUF2946 family protein: protein MTALLPRLRRLAPLVLAWWMLAFGMAAASPLLHPQSLQVVCNAAGAAKLVAVQDDGSGLREMGQHGLDCALCLAPGAPPPAPQVLAVPMEQPLAHVLQPVEAARLAALVGAPLPARGPPARA, encoded by the coding sequence GTGACTGCCCTCCTGCCCCGCCTTCGCCGCCTGGCCCCGCTGGTCCTGGCGTGGTGGATGCTCGCCTTCGGCATGGCCGCGGCGTCGCCGCTGCTGCACCCGCAGAGCCTGCAGGTGGTGTGCAATGCGGCGGGCGCCGCCAAGCTGGTGGCCGTGCAGGACGATGGCAGCGGCCTGCGCGAGATGGGCCAGCACGGCCTGGATTGCGCGCTGTGCCTCGCGCCCGGGGCTCCGCCGCCCGCGCCGCAGGTGCTGGCGGTGCCGATGGAGCAGCCGCTGGCGCATGTGCTGCAGCCCGTGGAGGCCGCGCGCCTCGCGGCGCTGGTGGGCGCGCCGCTGCCGGCGCGCGGGCCGCCGGCGCGGGCCTGA